A genomic segment from Actinomadura hallensis encodes:
- a CDS encoding helix-turn-helix transcriptional regulator: MRSGCGRVGAHTGGVSPSERLLRLLSLLQARREWSGPELCERLGVSARTVRRDIRRLRDLGYPVHAGPGAGGGYGLEAGTAMPPLLLDDEEAVAIAVGLRTAAGTGAGGAVEGLGEAAVRALAKLEQVLPARLRRRVGALHAATTPLNGPPAGPRADPRTLTVLAAACRDREVLRFTYRGGDGRETRRAAEPHGLVPAARRWYLVAYDTGGRAGPGSGSRGGTGDGGGGWRSFRVDRLTCPRPTGVRFAPREVPGGDPAAFVARSRAGPEPVSAVLTVHASAGELADRFRVGDAEIEPVDGRTCVLRTTPDSLEWTALRIAYLDLDFEVEGPPELTARLTAMAGRLSRAARRRDGGA, translated from the coding sequence ATGCGGTCAGGATGTGGCCGCGTCGGCGCGCATACTGGGGGCGTGTCCCCGTCCGAACGGCTGCTGCGGCTGCTGTCGCTGCTGCAGGCCCGCCGCGAGTGGAGCGGCCCGGAGCTGTGCGAACGGCTCGGCGTCAGCGCCCGCACCGTCCGCCGCGACATCCGGCGGCTGCGCGACCTCGGCTACCCCGTGCACGCCGGGCCCGGCGCGGGCGGCGGGTACGGGCTGGAGGCCGGGACGGCGATGCCGCCGCTGCTGCTCGACGACGAGGAGGCCGTCGCGATCGCCGTGGGCCTGCGCACCGCCGCCGGGACGGGCGCCGGGGGAGCGGTCGAAGGGCTCGGGGAGGCGGCGGTGCGGGCCCTGGCCAAGCTCGAACAGGTCCTGCCCGCCCGGCTGCGGCGCCGCGTCGGCGCCCTGCACGCCGCCACGACCCCCCTGAACGGCCCGCCCGCCGGGCCGCGCGCCGACCCGCGGACCCTGACCGTCCTGGCCGCGGCGTGCCGCGACCGCGAGGTGCTCCGCTTCACCTACCGCGGCGGGGACGGCCGCGAGACCCGCCGCGCCGCCGAACCGCACGGCCTGGTCCCCGCCGCCCGCCGCTGGTACCTGGTCGCCTACGACACCGGCGGCCGCGCCGGCCCCGGAAGCGGGAGCCGGGGCGGCACCGGTGACGGCGGCGGAGGATGGCGGAGTTTCCGTGTCGACCGCCTCACCTGCCCCCGCCCCACCGGGGTGCGGTTCGCGCCGCGCGAGGTGCCCGGCGGGGACCCCGCCGCGTTCGTGGCCCGCTCCCGGGCCGGGCCGGAGCCGGTGAGCGCGGTGCTGACCGTCCACGCCTCCGCCGGCGAGCTGGCCGACCGGTTCCGGGTCGGCGACGCCGAGATCGAGCCCGTCGACGGGCGCACCTGCGTCCTGCGCACCACCCCCGACTCCCTGGAATGGACGGCGCTGCGCATCGCCTACCTCGACCTGGACTTCGAGGTCGAAGGGCCGCCCGAGCTGACCGCGCGCCTCACCGCGATGGCCGGCCGCCTCTCCCGCGCCGCCCGCCGCCGGGACGGCGGCGCCTGA
- a CDS encoding pyridoxamine 5'-phosphate oxidase family protein, with the protein MRPDGRPHAAGVGALWYDGDLYFTSGPGTRKSRDLAANPACSLQPGVQPVGPGAGRGPGVRGRGRPRHRPRRAGAGRRRVPGGRLAGAGGRRRADRPVQRAERGAAAVARVPPRLPHRGRGGDGRAVRRVPLDVPRLTRPRGMPPAGAAAGGRRGGGPLRVRGTGRWRRPPRRDRRR; encoded by the coding sequence GTGCGTCCCGACGGGCGTCCCCACGCGGCGGGCGTCGGGGCGCTGTGGTACGACGGCGACCTGTACTTCACCAGCGGTCCCGGCACCCGCAAGTCCCGCGACCTGGCGGCCAACCCGGCGTGCAGCCTGCAACCCGGCGTGCAGCCTGTCGGTCCGGGCGCCGGGCGTGGACCTGGTGTTCGAGGGCGAGGCCGCCCGCGTCACCGACCCCGCCGTGCTGGAGCCGGTCGCCGCCGGGTACCGGGAGGGCGGCTGGCCGGCGCGGGTGGACGGCGACGCGCTGACCGCCCCGTTCAGCGCGCAGAGCGCGGGGCCGCCGCCGTGGCACGTGTACCGCCTCGCCTTCCGCACCGCGGTCGGGGTGGCGACGGCCGAGCCGTTCGGCGCGTCCCACTGGACGTTCCCCGCCTGACGCGCCCACGCGGCATGCCCCCTGCCGGGGCCGCCGCGGGGGGCCGCCGCGGGGGCGGGCCGCTGCGGGTCAGGGGAACAGGCCGGTGGCGGCGACCGCCTCGGCGGGACCGGCGGCGTTGA
- a CDS encoding TIGR00725 family protein — translation MTAVPVQVAVCGPAECTEAEWDHAHETGRLLAGHGAVVVCGGLGGVMAAAAAGARSAGGVTVGILPAADRTAAGPDLTVVLPTGLGQARNNVIVNAADAVIAVGGSWGTLSEVALAMRRGTVPVVQIGGWHVHDRDGRPAGGIVNAAGPAEAVAATGLFP, via the coding sequence ATGACGGCCGTGCCCGTCCAGGTCGCGGTGTGCGGGCCCGCCGAATGCACCGAGGCCGAATGGGACCACGCCCACGAGACCGGGCGCCTGCTCGCCGGGCACGGCGCCGTGGTCGTGTGCGGCGGCCTCGGCGGGGTGATGGCCGCCGCGGCCGCCGGCGCCCGCTCCGCCGGGGGCGTCACGGTCGGGATCCTGCCCGCCGCCGACCGCACCGCCGCCGGGCCCGACCTGACCGTCGTGCTGCCCACCGGCCTCGGCCAGGCCCGCAACAACGTCATCGTCAACGCCGCCGACGCCGTCATCGCCGTCGGGGGTTCCTGGGGGACGCTGTCGGAGGTCGCGCTGGCGATGCGGCGCGGCACCGTCCCCGTCGTCCAGATCGGCGGATGGCACGTCCACGACCGCGACGGGCGGCCCGCCGGCGGCATCGTCAACGCCGCCGGTCCCGCCGAGGCGGTCGCCGCCACCGGCCTGTTCCCCTGA
- a CDS encoding 4a-hydroxytetrahydrobiopterin dehydratase: MADTLDDAAVAERLRDLPAWDRDGDLIRRRVEAPTFLAGIDVVADVARAAEDADHHPDIDIRWRTLTFALTTHSAGGLTVKDFDLAAAIDRIAARHGAR; the protein is encoded by the coding sequence ATGGCCGACACGCTCGACGACGCCGCCGTCGCCGAACGCCTGCGCGACCTGCCCGCCTGGGACCGCGACGGCGACCTGATCCGCCGGCGGGTCGAGGCGCCCACCTTCCTCGCCGGCATCGACGTGGTCGCCGACGTCGCCCGCGCCGCCGAGGACGCCGACCACCACCCCGACATCGACATCCGCTGGCGCACCCTGACGTTCGCGCTGACCACCCACAGCGCCGGCGGCCTGACCGTCAAGGACTTCGACCTCGCCGCGGCGATCGACCGGATCGCCGCCCGCCACGGCGCGCGATGA
- a CDS encoding TetR/AcrR family transcriptional regulator yields the protein MTGAEHVSIWSIPERQGRGPRPAYSRVQITEAAIRIADADGLEAASMRRIAADLGTAAMSLYRYVPSRGDLIELMADHVLAEMDIPSRPSGDWRADLTLIAESTRAMWLRHPWLAGLDGTRALLGPNRLRLLEFAIGALDVGPPIDDVITLIDMLNGYVQHVVRSEIAASRGGDGTGRPEPWMTRSDPHLRELLATGAYPAFERVVRDARLPRMTGEEQFRHGLERVLDCIDCALRCPR from the coding sequence GTGACAGGCGCCGAGCACGTCAGCATCTGGTCGATCCCCGAGCGGCAGGGCCGCGGCCCCCGGCCCGCCTACAGCCGCGTCCAGATCACCGAGGCGGCGATCCGCATCGCCGACGCCGACGGGCTGGAGGCCGCCTCGATGCGCCGCATCGCCGCCGACCTGGGCACGGCCGCGATGTCGCTGTACCGGTACGTGCCGTCCCGCGGCGATCTGATCGAGCTGATGGCCGACCACGTGCTGGCCGAGATGGACATCCCGAGCCGTCCCAGCGGGGACTGGCGCGCCGACCTGACGCTGATCGCCGAGAGCACCCGGGCGATGTGGCTGCGGCATCCGTGGCTGGCGGGCCTGGACGGCACCCGCGCCCTGCTGGGCCCCAACCGGCTGCGGCTGCTGGAGTTCGCGATCGGCGCGCTGGACGTCGGCCCGCCCATCGACGACGTCATCACGCTGATCGACATGCTGAACGGCTACGTCCAGCACGTCGTGCGCAGCGAGATCGCCGCGTCCCGCGGCGGTGACGGGACGGGCAGGCCCGAGCCGTGGATGACGCGCAGCGACCCCCACCTGCGGGAGCTGCTGGCCACCGGCGCCTACCCGGCGTTCGAGCGGGTGGTGCGCGACGCGCGGCTGCCGCGCATGACCGGCGAGGAACAGTTCCGCCACGGCCTGGAACGGGTCCTGGACTGCATCGACTGCGCGCTGCGCTGCCCCCGCTGA
- a CDS encoding alpha/beta hydrolase, whose protein sequence is MTVDYLQFFPARVRDSGPPPVVSQWRRWRGMDVHVHRAGDPSAPVKLVVLHGAGGHGRMLLPYTGLLGPVEVTAPDMPGYGLTRTNGRPVDYAAWVDLAADLVAGERDRDGRPVIVLGASIGGMLAYSAVARTGADGLAVTCLLDVRDAAVRAAAARFAPLGRAARPGMNVLRPLDPLRVPVRWLARMTAMANRADLNAAVSGDRLGGGGRVSLRFLRTYLNSVPEVEPERFTACPVLMAHPAEDRWTPVELSLPFFDRIAAAKRLVMLEGCGHMPVEEPGLGQLARALREFTAAAAAGPAR, encoded by the coding sequence ATGACCGTCGACTACCTGCAGTTCTTCCCCGCCCGGGTGCGGGACTCCGGCCCGCCGCCGGTGGTGTCGCAGTGGCGGCGCTGGCGCGGCATGGACGTCCACGTGCACCGCGCCGGGGACCCGTCCGCTCCGGTGAAGCTGGTCGTGCTGCACGGCGCCGGCGGCCACGGGCGGATGCTGCTGCCGTACACGGGTCTTCTCGGGCCGGTGGAGGTGACCGCGCCCGACATGCCCGGGTACGGGCTGACCCGGACCAACGGGCGGCCCGTCGACTACGCCGCGTGGGTGGACCTGGCCGCCGACCTCGTCGCGGGGGAACGCGACCGCGACGGGCGGCCGGTGATCGTGCTGGGCGCCAGCATCGGGGGGATGCTCGCCTACAGCGCCGTCGCCCGCACCGGCGCGGACGGGCTGGCGGTGACGTGCCTGCTGGACGTGCGCGACGCCGCCGTCCGCGCCGCGGCCGCGCGGTTCGCGCCGCTCGGCCGGGCCGCCCGGCCCGGGATGAACGTCCTGCGGCCGCTGGACCCGCTGCGGGTCCCGGTGCGGTGGCTCGCCCGGATGACGGCGATGGCGAACCGGGCGGACCTGAACGCGGCGGTGTCGGGCGACCGGCTCGGCGGCGGGGGACGGGTCTCGCTGCGGTTCCTGCGCACCTACCTCAACTCCGTTCCCGAGGTCGAGCCGGAGCGGTTCACCGCCTGCCCGGTGCTGATGGCGCATCCCGCCGAGGACCGCTGGACCCCGGTCGAGCTGAGCCTGCCGTTCTTCGACCGGATCGCCGCCGCCAAGCGCCTGGTCATGCTGGAGGGCTGCGGTCACATGCCGGTGGAGGAGCCCGGCCTCGGGCAGCTCGCCCGCGCGCTGCGCGAGTTCACCGCCGCCGCGGCGGCCGGCCCCGCCCGCTGA
- a CDS encoding TetR/AcrR family transcriptional regulator, producing the protein MPGTPKALRPRKTPRQKRSAATRDRILDAAARVFVEHGYAAGTTNRIAEEAGLSIGSLYQYFPNKDAILLQLARRHVDQGRRAVAEALRSGLPGTWDERAALLADTALRIHDGDARLHRVLFEESPRPPALLEEIRRLQDALVEALAELLRADPPVRGAGPDAAGARLTAWFLVAATESLTHRYLADRPTPDVSAFRRELIALLTAYLHRPPHDGADGP; encoded by the coding sequence ATGCCCGGCACGCCCAAGGCCCTCAGGCCCCGCAAAACCCCACGTCAGAAGCGTTCCGCCGCGACCCGGGACCGGATCCTGGACGCGGCTGCTCGTGTTTTCGTCGAGCACGGGTACGCGGCCGGCACCACCAACCGCATCGCCGAGGAGGCGGGCCTGTCGATCGGGTCGCTGTACCAGTACTTCCCCAACAAGGACGCGATCCTGCTGCAGCTGGCGCGGCGGCACGTCGACCAGGGCCGCCGCGCCGTCGCCGAGGCGCTGCGGTCCGGGCTGCCGGGCACCTGGGACGAGCGGGCCGCGCTGCTGGCCGACACCGCACTGCGGATCCACGACGGCGACGCGCGGCTGCACCGGGTGCTGTTCGAGGAGTCGCCGCGCCCTCCGGCGCTGCTGGAGGAGATCCGCAGGCTCCAGGACGCCCTGGTCGAGGCCCTCGCCGAGCTGCTGCGCGCCGACCCGCCGGTCCGCGGCGCGGGCCCGGACGCGGCCGGCGCGCGGCTGACGGCGTGGTTCCTGGTCGCGGCGACCGAGTCGCTCACCCACCGCTACCTCGCCGACCGGCCCACCCCCGACGTGTCCGCGTTCCGCCGCGAGCTGATCGCCCTGCTCACCGCCTACCTGCACCGGCCCCCGCACGACGGTGCGGACGGGCCGTGA
- the erm gene encoding ErmE/ErmH/ErmO/ErmR family 23S rRNA (adenine(2058)-N(6))-methyltransferase, with protein sequence MSRARARRELSQNFLADRAAIARYARAVGGGPGDLVVEAGAGDGRITAALAARAGRVVAYEIDPVLAARLRRRCRELPHVRCVTGDFLRARPPSDPFHLAGNIPYSATSRIVAWALQAPALRSATLITQLEYARRRTGDYGRWSRLTVRTWPVFSWRMGGRIDRGRFRPVPRVDAAVLRLDRRERPLLPAGAMRDHVRCVDLGFTGRGGTLHASLRAAYPRRRLDAAFRAAGVPRDAVVAHVHPDQWVMLVAVLHDLSVDRPRG encoded by the coding sequence ATTTCTCGCGCCCGTGCGCGGCGCGAGCTGTCACAGAACTTCCTGGCCGACCGGGCCGCCATCGCCCGGTACGCCCGCGCCGTGGGCGGCGGCCCCGGCGACCTGGTGGTGGAGGCCGGCGCCGGCGACGGGCGCATCACCGCGGCCCTGGCGGCCCGCGCGGGCCGCGTCGTCGCCTACGAGATCGACCCGGTGCTGGCGGCGCGGCTGCGGCGGCGCTGCCGTGAGCTGCCGCACGTGCGGTGCGTGACCGGCGACTTCCTGCGCGCCCGGCCGCCGAGCGACCCGTTCCACCTGGCGGGGAACATCCCGTACTCGGCCACGTCCCGGATCGTGGCGTGGGCCCTGCAGGCGCCCGCGCTGCGGTCGGCGACGCTGATCACCCAGCTGGAGTACGCGCGCAGGCGCACCGGGGACTACGGGCGGTGGAGCCGCCTGACGGTGCGGACGTGGCCGGTGTTCTCCTGGCGGATGGGCGGCCGCATCGACCGCGGCCGGTTCCGTCCCGTCCCGCGGGTGGACGCCGCCGTGCTGCGCCTGGACCGCCGTGAGCGGCCCCTACTGCCCGCCGGGGCGATGCGCGACCACGTGCGCTGCGTCGACCTGGGCTTCACCGGCAGGGGCGGCACCCTGCACGCCTCCCTGCGGGCCGCCTACCCCCGGCGCAGGCTGGACGCGGCGTTCCGCGCGGCGGGGGTGCCGCGGGACGCGGTCGTCGCCCACGTCCATCCCGACCAGTGGGTCATGCTGGTCGCCGTCCTGCACGATCTCAGCGTGGACCGGCCTCGCGGGTGA
- a CDS encoding alpha/beta hydrolase, with translation MGRDPEYLEFMRRRLAEPAEPGRGVAHARRAHAADLARSPRLPVGAVKDLRVDGAAGPLPARLYLPAAGARAPGGPAPALVYFHGGGWILGDVDSYDPVVRALTRASGVAWVSVGYRRPPEDPYPAAVDDAVAAVRWVAARAAALGLDPARIGVAGDSAGGQIAAAAAGRLRAPGPARPALQVLLYPALDLRRVPPPLPDPDGLRFPPSDAGRALRAYLNGADPAHPDVSPLLDPDPRGLPPAVIATAEYDRLRPQAERHAARLRAAGVPVALVTGTGLDHGFLGWGAFARRPAEAVAEIGAAVHDALTRTRVD, from the coding sequence ATGGGCCGCGACCCCGAGTACCTGGAGTTCATGCGCCGACGCCTGGCCGAGCCCGCGGAGCCCGGCCGCGGCGTCGCCCACGCGCGCCGCGCGCACGCCGCCGACCTGGCCCGCTCACCCCGCCTCCCGGTCGGCGCGGTGAAGGACCTCCGCGTGGACGGCGCCGCCGGGCCGCTGCCCGCCCGCCTGTACCTTCCCGCCGCCGGCGCCCGCGCGCCCGGCGGTCCCGCGCCCGCCCTGGTCTACTTCCACGGCGGCGGCTGGATCCTCGGCGACGTCGACTCCTACGACCCGGTCGTGCGGGCGCTGACACGCGCCAGCGGCGTCGCCTGGGTGTCGGTCGGGTACCGCCGCCCGCCCGAGGACCCCTACCCCGCCGCCGTCGACGACGCCGTCGCCGCCGTCCGCTGGGTCGCCGCCCGCGCCGCCGCGCTCGGCCTGGACCCCGCCCGCATCGGCGTCGCCGGCGACAGCGCCGGCGGGCAGATCGCCGCCGCCGCGGCGGGCCGGCTGCGCGCCCCCGGGCCCGCGCGGCCCGCCCTGCAGGTGCTGCTCTACCCGGCGCTGGACCTGCGCCGCGTCCCCCCGCCGCTCCCCGACCCCGACGGCCTGCGCTTCCCGCCGTCCGACGCCGGCCGCGCCCTGCGCGCCTACCTGAACGGCGCCGACCCCGCCCACCCCGACGTCTCGCCGCTGCTGGACCCCGACCCCCGCGGCCTGCCCCCGGCGGTCATCGCCACCGCCGAGTACGACCGGCTGCGGCCCCAGGCCGAACGGCACGCCGCGCGGCTCCGCGCCGCCGGCGTCCCGGTCGCCCTCGTCACCGGGACGGGCCTGGACCACGGATTCCTCGGCTGGGGCGCGTTCGCGCGCCGCCCCGCCGAGGCCGTCGCCGAGATCGGCGCCGCCGTCCACGACGCCCTCACCCGCACCCGGGTTGATTAA
- a CDS encoding LysE family translocator: protein MTESLIAFAGAAVLIAMAPGPSTVVILRESVRSGRRAGLATVLGNEAGVLAWGLAAAVGLSALLAASRLAYDVLRVAGALVLVWFGVRALWQARRSGPAVVEEDAGRGGAGVRWWRCFRMGLATNAANPKAGVFAVSFLPQFVPAGWSVPVMLVVFSVLWALIDLVWYAAMVWLVGAARRVLGRAGVRRRLEQVSGVVLVGLGVRLAAAAR from the coding sequence ATGACGGAGAGTCTGATCGCCTTCGCGGGCGCGGCGGTGCTGATCGCGATGGCGCCGGGGCCGAGCACGGTCGTGATCCTGCGGGAGTCGGTGCGGTCGGGGCGGCGCGCGGGGCTGGCGACGGTGCTGGGGAACGAGGCCGGGGTGCTGGCGTGGGGGCTGGCGGCGGCGGTGGGGTTGTCGGCGCTGCTGGCGGCGTCGCGGCTGGCGTACGACGTCCTGCGGGTCGCGGGGGCGCTGGTGCTGGTGTGGTTCGGGGTGCGTGCGCTGTGGCAGGCGCGGCGGAGCGGGCCGGCGGTGGTGGAGGAGGACGCGGGCCGCGGCGGGGCGGGTGTGCGGTGGTGGCGGTGCTTCCGGATGGGGCTGGCGACGAACGCGGCGAACCCGAAGGCGGGGGTGTTCGCGGTGTCGTTCCTGCCGCAGTTCGTTCCGGCGGGGTGGTCGGTGCCGGTGATGCTGGTGGTGTTCTCGGTGCTGTGGGCGTTGATCGACCTGGTCTGGTACGCGGCGATGGTGTGGCTGGTGGGCGCCGCGCGGCGGGTGCTGGGGCGGGCCGGGGTGCGGCGCCGGCTGGAGCAGGTGTCGGGTGTGGTGCTGGTGGGCTTGGGGGTGCGTCTGGCGGCCGCCGCCCGCTGA
- a CDS encoding AAA family ATPase, whose product MTIAATELDEAAALLQNTLTEVKKVIVGQDHMVERMIVALLARGHCLIEGVPGVAKTLAVGTLADVVGGTFARLQFTPDLVPSDIVGTRIYHPSTEQFDVELGPVFVNFVLADEINRAPAKVQSALLEVMAERQVSLGGNTYPLPDPFIVLATQNPIESEGVYPLPEAQRDRFLMKIDVHHPAAHEELQILQRMSVDPPEAAQILDTGRLAGLQRAAEEVSVHELVADYIVRLVMATREPDQYRLPDLRGVIEIGASPRATLGIAAASRALALLSGRDYVLPDDVRAVARDVMAHRLVLTFDALADGVDAGDVIAQILTAVPPPRVVWNHSAASVTTA is encoded by the coding sequence ATGACCATCGCCGCCACCGAGCTCGACGAGGCCGCGGCCCTCCTGCAGAACACCCTCACCGAGGTCAAGAAGGTCATCGTCGGCCAGGACCACATGGTCGAACGCATGATCGTCGCGCTCCTCGCCCGCGGCCACTGCCTCATCGAAGGCGTCCCCGGCGTCGCCAAGACCCTCGCCGTCGGCACCCTCGCCGACGTCGTCGGCGGCACCTTCGCCCGCCTCCAGTTCACCCCCGACCTCGTCCCCTCCGACATCGTCGGCACCCGCATCTACCACCCCTCCACCGAGCAGTTCGACGTCGAACTCGGCCCCGTCTTCGTCAACTTCGTCCTCGCCGACGAGATCAACCGCGCCCCCGCCAAGGTCCAGTCCGCCCTCCTGGAGGTCATGGCCGAACGCCAGGTCTCCCTCGGCGGCAACACCTATCCCCTCCCCGACCCCTTCATCGTCCTGGCCACCCAGAACCCCATCGAGTCCGAAGGCGTCTACCCCCTCCCCGAAGCCCAGCGCGACCGCTTCCTCATGAAGATCGACGTCCACCACCCCGCCGCCCACGAGGAACTCCAGATCCTCCAGCGCATGAGCGTCGACCCGCCCGAGGCCGCCCAGATCCTCGACACCGGCCGCCTCGCCGGACTCCAGCGCGCCGCCGAAGAGGTCTCCGTCCACGAACTCGTCGCCGACTACATCGTCCGCCTGGTCATGGCCACCCGCGAACCCGACCAGTACCGCCTGCCCGACCTGCGCGGCGTCATCGAGATCGGCGCCAGCCCCCGCGCCACCCTCGGCATCGCCGCCGCCTCCCGCGCCCTCGCCCTGCTGTCCGGACGCGACTACGTCCTGCCCGACGACGTCCGCGCCGTCGCCCGCGACGTCATGGCGCACCGCCTCGTCCTCACCTTCGACGCCCTCGCCGACGGCGTCGACGCCGGCGACGTCATCGCCCAGATCCTCACCGCCGTGCCCCCGCCCCGCGTCGTGTGGAACCACTCGGCGGCGTCGGTGACCACCGCATGA
- a CDS encoding DUF58 domain-containing protein, whose amino-acid sequence MTTRRPPTAHHPPDRPGPSRNPRGGKLAHLAPERTLRRLQLQVTRRLDGLLNGEHLGLLPGPGTELAEARLYQPGEDDVRHMDWAVTARTTTPHVRDLIADHELEAWALIDLTPSMDFGTGTMTKRDLAVAALAAVGFLTVRLGDRAGAYLLHTDGMRRWPARAGKAAMYALLQACLDAQSVHDRAPRNAARGAGHAAPRDLADAVTSLDRGQTRRGLRVIISDFLTPDGGDPTPGLDPADPAAAHGQPDWERPLRRLAARHQVLAIEIIDPRELDLPDVGLVEMTDPETGTVHEIVLSRRVRKRYAAAAAAQRDRTRDALRRAGAHHLVLRTDRDWIADIARFALRQRRAAGRSVERGAIAAGRSVEHSSSAGRRRAGAGGRSIDRTTGGARP is encoded by the coding sequence ATGACCACCCGCCGTCCCCCCACCGCCCACCACCCGCCGGACCGGCCCGGCCCGAGCCGGAACCCCCGCGGCGGCAAACTCGCCCACCTCGCCCCCGAACGCACCCTGCGCCGCCTCCAGCTGCAGGTCACCCGCCGCCTCGACGGCCTCCTCAACGGCGAGCACCTCGGCCTGCTGCCCGGCCCCGGCACCGAACTCGCCGAAGCCCGCCTCTACCAGCCCGGCGAGGACGACGTCCGCCACATGGACTGGGCCGTCACCGCCCGCACCACCACCCCCCACGTCCGCGACCTCATCGCCGACCACGAACTCGAAGCCTGGGCACTGATCGACCTCACCCCCAGCATGGACTTCGGCACCGGCACCATGACCAAACGCGACCTCGCCGTCGCCGCCCTCGCCGCCGTCGGCTTCCTCACCGTCCGCCTCGGCGACCGCGCCGGCGCCTACCTCCTCCACACCGACGGAATGCGCCGCTGGCCCGCACGCGCCGGCAAAGCCGCCATGTACGCCCTCCTGCAGGCATGCCTGGACGCCCAGTCCGTCCACGACCGCGCCCCCCGCAACGCGGCCCGCGGCGCCGGCCACGCCGCCCCCCGCGACCTCGCCGACGCCGTCACCTCCCTCGACCGCGGCCAGACCCGACGCGGCCTCCGCGTGATCATCTCCGACTTCCTGACCCCCGACGGCGGGGACCCCACCCCCGGCCTCGACCCCGCCGACCCCGCGGCCGCCCACGGCCAGCCCGACTGGGAACGGCCCCTGCGCCGCCTCGCCGCCCGCCACCAGGTGCTCGCCATCGAGATCATCGACCCCCGCGAACTCGACCTCCCCGACGTCGGCCTCGTCGAGATGACCGACCCCGAGACCGGAACCGTCCACGAGATCGTCCTCAGCCGCCGCGTCCGCAAACGCTACGCCGCGGCCGCCGCCGCGCAGCGCGACCGCACCCGCGACGCCCTGCGCCGCGCCGGAGCCCACCACCTCGTCCTTCGCACCGACCGGGACTGGATCGCCGACATCGCCCGGTTCGCCCTCCGCCAGCGCCGCGCCGCCGGCCGATCCGTCGAGCGAGGCGCAATAGCGGCAGGCAGGTCCGTCGAGCACAGCTCGTCCGCTGGAAGGCGGCGGGCGGGGGCCGGCGGACGGTCTATTGACCGTACGACCGGGGGAGCGCGTCCATGA
- a CDS encoding VWA domain-containing protein has protein sequence MTFLSPERLWLLGLLPALAAVYVLMQLRRRNYAVRFTNLALLSQVAPRRPGWRRHVAAALFLVMIALMMVGFARPAATVKVPRDRATIMVAVDVSLSMMARDVSPSRFEAAKAAAKKFIGELPARFNVGVVAFAGNANLVAAPSDDRTAAIASLDQLALAKRTAIGEAVFTSLQAVRSFDAEARQDPPPAHIVLLSDGDNTTGRTVQEAIDASRVSQIPVSTIAFGTPYGTVDIEGETTSVSVNKETLRALADSTEGKAYEAADADQLREVYANIGTSLGFETEHRDVAARYIGIALLFALAAGGASLAWFSRLP, from the coding sequence ATGACCTTCCTGTCACCCGAACGCCTCTGGCTGCTCGGCCTCCTGCCGGCCCTGGCCGCCGTCTACGTGCTGATGCAGCTGCGGCGCCGCAACTACGCCGTCCGCTTCACCAACCTCGCGCTGCTGTCGCAGGTCGCCCCCAGGCGGCCCGGCTGGCGCCGGCACGTCGCCGCCGCCCTGTTCCTCGTCATGATCGCGCTCATGATGGTCGGGTTCGCGCGTCCCGCCGCCACCGTCAAGGTCCCCCGCGACCGCGCCACCATCATGGTCGCCGTCGACGTCTCCCTGTCCATGATGGCCAGGGACGTCTCCCCCAGCCGCTTCGAAGCCGCCAAGGCCGCCGCCAAGAAGTTCATCGGCGAGCTGCCCGCACGCTTCAACGTCGGCGTCGTCGCCTTCGCCGGCAACGCCAACCTCGTCGCCGCGCCGTCCGACGACCGCACCGCGGCCATCGCCTCCCTCGACCAGCTCGCCCTGGCCAAGCGCACCGCGATCGGCGAGGCGGTCTTCACCTCCCTGCAGGCCGTGCGGTCCTTCGACGCCGAGGCCCGCCAGGACCCGCCGCCCGCCCACATCGTCCTGCTGTCCGACGGGGACAACACCACCGGACGCACCGTCCAGGAGGCCATCGACGCCAGCCGCGTCTCCCAGATCCCCGTCTCCACCATCGCGTTCGGCACCCCCTACGGCACCGTCGACATCGAGGGCGAGACCACCAGCGTCTCGGTCAACAAGGAGACCCTCCGCGCCCTCGCCGACAGCACCGAGGGCAAGGCGTACGAGGCCGCCGACGCCGACCAGCTCCGCGAGGTCTACGCCAACATCGGCACCTCCCTCGGCTTCGAGACCGAGCACCGCGACGTCGCCGCCCGCTACATCGGCATCGCGCTGCTGTTCGCGCTGGCCGCCGGCGGCGCCTCGCTGGCCTGGTTCTCCCGCCTGCCCTGA